The genomic interval CATGAAGTGCAGCCCGACGACCCGCTCGGGGCGGTCGACGACGCTCGCGATGCCGGTTATCGAGAGCGTGCTCGTGTTGGTCGCAAGCACCGTCTCGGGGTCACAGGTCGCTGCCAGGTCCGCGAACACCGACTGCTTGACATCGAGGTCCTCGGTGACGGCTTCGACCACGACCTCGGCGTCGGCCAGGGCGTCCAGCTTGGTCGTGCCGGTGATGCGGTCCCGGACCTCGTCGGCCGCCGCCCGGTCGAGGTCGCCGCGGTCGACGACCCGGGCCAGGCTCTCCTCGATGGACTCGAACCCGTCGGCGACGAGTCGCTCGTCCACGTCGCGCAGTACGACGCGGTACCCCGCGACGGCCGCCACCTGTGCGATACCGGCGCCCATCTGTCCCGCACCGACGACGCCGACGGTGTCGATATCGTCGAGTTCCATACGCCCGGTAGGGCTGGCCCGTGCGTAAGCGTACTGCCGGACACGTGCGTAAGCGTACTGCCGGACAGTGACACATATGAATTCTGACCATTCAGTGAGAGGAAGTTATATAGAACGCAATAACACACCGACGGCAGCGGTAACAAATATTAACTCGCTCTGTAGTAAATGTCAGTCTAAAGATACTTATGGTGGGGGCCTGAACGGAGAAACGACGCAGTCACCGACGACCACTGCCCGAACGTCCCGGGTACCACCACACATCCCATCAATGAGCGAATCACTCGACGTCTCGGCCACAAACGCCGACGCTACGGTCGCACAGGTCATCGACACTATCGCGGAAACAACCCCCGACGTGCGGACGGCGATTTTCACGGAGCGCGGCCACAGCGAGTCGGTAAACCCAACAGGCGACGCGCAGCTGGCGGCCGATCTGCGGGCCGACGAGCTGTTCGAGGAGCGGCTGCTCGCCATCGACGGCGTCGCGAGCTACGCCAGCGAGGAGCGCGAGGACGTGACGACCTCGACCGGTCGGCTCCACGTCGCGATGGACCCGCTCGACGGGTCGTCCAACCTGGAACCCAACAGCGGTATGGGGAGTATCTTCTCGGTGTACAGCGAACAGCCCCCGACCAGCGGGCGGAACCTCGTCGCGGCCGGCTTCGTCGTCTACGGGCCGGTCACCTCGATGGTCGTCGCCCGCGAGGGCCGCGTCCGGGAGTACCTGCTCGAAGACGGCGACCGGCGCCTCGTGGACAACGACGTCACCGTCCCCGAGGACCCGACCGTCTTCGGCTTCGGCGGCGGCGTGGACTCGTGGACCGACGAGTTCGAGCCGGTCGCCGAGTCCATCCGCGAGGAGCTGAAGCTCCGCTACGGCGGCGCGATGGTCGCCGACATCAATCAGGTGCTTACCTACGGTGGGGTCTTCGCCTACCCCGCGCTCCAGTCCCGTCCCGAGGGGAAGCTCCGGCTCCAGTTCGAGGGCCACCCGATGGCCTACGTCGTCGAGTCCGCGGGCGGGCGCTCCTCGAACGGCGACGAGTCGCTGCTGGGGACGGAACCCGACGAACTCCACGAGCGGACGCCGCTGTATCTGGGCAACGACTCGCTCATCGACCGCATCGAGTCGTCGGTCGAGCAGTAACGCCGGTTTTCAGTAGCCGAGATATATCGCCAGCGCCTTCAGGACGCTGTAGACGGCGACGAGGAGCCCGACGAGCGCGCCCAGTATCGTCCCGACGATGCCGCTCGGCCAGAGCGAAAGCGGGTTCGGGAGTCCCGAGAGGAGGCCGGCGACCGGGCCCGGCAGCAGTGACCCGCCACCGCCCGCCTCGCTGACGTTTGTCACCGACTGCCCGCCCACCACGAGTTCCCCCGCCGTCGAGAGGTTCTGCACGTAGCTCCGGGTCCGCGTCTCGCCGGCCGGGACCGCTATCTCGTGGGTCGCCACGCTGCTGTCGTCGAGCCGGACGCTGAACGGG from Halomicroarcula saliterrae carries:
- a CDS encoding 3-hydroxyacyl-CoA dehydrogenase family protein produces the protein MELDDIDTVGVVGAGQMGAGIAQVAAVAGYRVVLRDVDERLVADGFESIEESLARVVDRGDLDRAAADEVRDRITGTTKLDALADAEVVVEAVTEDLDVKQSVFADLAATCDPETVLATNTSTLSITGIASVVDRPERVVGLHFMNPVPVMAGVEVVVGEHTSAETVGLAHEFAAALGKETWEADDKPGFVVNRVLLPWINEGIRAYDEGVAERDDVDRGLRLGTNVPMGPLELADHIGLDVVLDASETLRAELGDRYRPAYLLKRKVEAGDLGKKTGAGFYEYD
- a CDS encoding class 1 fructose-bisphosphatase; the encoded protein is MSESLDVSATNADATVAQVIDTIAETTPDVRTAIFTERGHSESVNPTGDAQLAADLRADELFEERLLAIDGVASYASEEREDVTTSTGRLHVAMDPLDGSSNLEPNSGMGSIFSVYSEQPPTSGRNLVAAGFVVYGPVTSMVVAREGRVREYLLEDGDRRLVDNDVTVPEDPTVFGFGGGVDSWTDEFEPVAESIREELKLRYGGAMVADINQVLTYGGVFAYPALQSRPEGKLRLQFEGHPMAYVVESAGGRSSNGDESLLGTEPDELHERTPLYLGNDSLIDRIESSVEQ